TGAGACTCAATGGGAGTACGCAGAAGAAAATTATCCGCACTACCTTTCGTGGAACCAAGCGAGACGGTTTACACTTTGGGTCATGCTGCACAGACTTAAAAAGCCGGATCCGCTCATCGTCCTCATCCTTACGGCCGTCGCAATCGCGATCATTGCACCGGCCCGCGGCACCTTCGCTGACGTCTTTGGCAGCCTGACGAATGTGGCGATCGCGCTGTTGTTTTTTCTCTACGGCGCGCGGCTATCCACCCAAGAAGCTCTAAACGGGCTTAAGCACTGGCGGCTCCACATCACGATTCTTGCTTTCACGTTCGTGATTTATCCCCTCATCGGTCTGGCCCTGCGGCCCCTTACCGAGTTCATCACTGACGATATGTACATGGGGATCCTATTCCTTACGCTGGTCCCGTCCACCGTGCAGTCTTCCGTGGCTTTTACTTCCATTGCCAAGGGCAACGTATCTGGAGCAATTGTCTCCGCCTCAACCTCTAACTTGGCCGGCGTCTTCATCACGCCTGTCCTGGTCATGGTGCTCATGGGTACCGGTTCCGGCCTACATATCGATACCTCCGTCTTTGGGGAAATCTCCCTCTTGCTTCTCGCGCCATTCATATTGGGCCAATTAACCCGGCGCTGGATTGCGGACTTCGCTCAGAGCAAGGCCACAAAGGTGGTCGACCGCGGCTCCATTGCCATGGTGGTCTATTCCGCATTTTCTAAGGGCGTGGTCGATGGAATCTGGTCCTCCATCTCTATCTGGGAGATCGTGTTCCTCGTGGTTTTCGCCGCAGCCTTCGTCATTTTCATGTTGTGGCTGACGCGGTTTATCTCCGGGAAGCTAGGATTTTCTCGTGCCGATATCATCGCGATCCAGTTCTGTGGCTCTAAGAAGTCTTTGGCTACCGGCCTTCCCATGGCCTCGGTCATCTTTGCCTCAGGGTCGACATCGCTCGGGCTATTGATCCTCCCGCTCATGATTTACCACCAGGTGCAGCTGATGATCTGTTCTGTGTTGGCCTCCCGGTACGCACAGGAGGACGAGGAGCAACTACACTAAGTGCCCATGGCTAATTACCTTTATGTGCGCACCGAGCTTTCCGTCCCAGGAGTGGGCTCAGCGGTCCACCTCGCAGAATTAGAAGAACACGACGCCCAACGCTGCCGCATGCACCGCATGATCGCTTTGGATCCCGCGGATTCCGTGGTCGGGGTAGCGACCCCGGATAGTTCCACGGGAAACGTGGACACGCCGCAAGAAGTAGTTCCGCACCCCGATACCTACGATGAGTTCCCGGATATTAGCGCCCAGTACATGGACCAAGAACAATTTGAAGCGCTGTGGACGGAAGCCACCACAAAGTTTGGGCTTAGCTAGCCGCGGCCTACAGCACCAGGTTCACCAGGATCATGTAGAACGCGGTACCGCCGAATATGGATAAYCCGGAATCGCGCTTCCACTTGTGTAGTCCGACGGTAACTAGCMCGCCCAAGAGCMCCGGCCACAGCCCGCCGGTGCCATCCGCCTGTCCGGCAACGGCATAGACCACCAAGATGGTCATGACGCCTACGGGCATCATCAAGCCCAGCAGCGAAAAGAACTCGCTATCCTTCATCCACTTCTTCGCGGAGAAGGGAAGCTCCCGCAATAAGACGGTCACGATGCCTACAGGGATGAGCACTGCAGCAATCGCCCCTAAACTGACTCCGTCCGGCATTTAGTTATCCTCCTCCACGGTCGTGGAGGGAAGGGGCTGCAGCCGCCAGGTAAGCGCGTTATCCGCGCGCGGTGACAGGTAGCGAATGATGAGCAACAAGAAATAGGCGCTCAGGGAGACCATCAGCAGCTGCCCCGGGGTGATGAAAGCGGCGAGGATGCCCAAGGCCGCGGCCGATAGCGGTAGGGACAGATCCTGATTGTTGCGGAAGGAGTCCATCGCCAAGACAACGAATAGGGCGACGAGGGCGAATTCCATTCCCTCGACGGAAGAGGGGATTACCTGGCCGGCGAGCGCGCCAACGATGCCGCCGCCTACCCACAGAATTTGGCAAAAGATTTGTATGCTCAAAATGCGGGTGCCGGTAGGCCGCTCCTCGCGCGGGAGCGCCGAGACGATGGCATACGTTTCATCCGTGAGGGCATAGGTGGAATAGGCCTTGCCCACGGGGGAATTAATCCGTTTGCGGGGGAATGTTAGCCCATAGAAGATATGGCGGAAATTCACCATAAMCCCGGTAAGGAGCGAGGACAGCGCGGAAACACCGCCGGTAACCATGGAGATGGCGAGAAACTCCATAGAGCCGGCGTAGATAACGATGGAAAATATGGGCGTCCACCACCAGCTAAAGCCGGATTGCACCATCAGGAGGCCAAAAGCCAAGCCCAATGGAATTAGCCCGAGAGCCACCGCCCACGTGTCTTTAATGCCCTTGTGGATTTCCTCGCGCATACGGGTCAGTGTAACCGATCACATACCGGCCGCTAGGAATTAATTATCATCCACATTCACGGGATAGGTGGAATACAGCGGCAGGGGCATAGGCTGGCGTTTCATGACATCGGCCCACAAATCGGCCGGGCCTGGGGCCACCACGTCCTGCGCTAGGGCGGGCGCCACGAACCATTCGCCGGCCTCGATTTCTTCCTCCAGCTGCCCGGGACCCCACTCGGCGTAACCGGCAAACATTCGAATGCCGGTCACCAGCGGCTCGATATCTTCTGGGTTGGAGCGCAGATCCACGTGCGCTAGGCGCGGTGCGAGGCGGTTGAGCTGTTCTTCTTTATCTGGGTCCACGCCTTGCTTGGTCTGCGCCAGGCCCACGACGGATTGCTGGTTGAGCGGACCACCGATATACAGCGCCTGCGGTTTAGCAACGACGGGCATCCATTCTGGGAGCACATTAAAAATGGCCACCTCTGAGCGCTTGGTAAGGTCCACGCCAAAGGTCATCATGTCATTGTGCTCGACCAATAAGATGACGGAGCGGGCGAATTCCGGGGACAACATCCCTGGTGCGGACACGAGTAATTGCCCAGGGGCGGGATCGTTGCGCTCGAGGGCATTAAATAATCTATCGGCAAACATCACTGTTTAGACTCCCACCACTGGCGCAACTTCGCAATAGCTTCTTCCCGCTCGAGGGGGCCGTACTCCAGGCGCATTTCCTTCAAATAGGACCACGCCTGTCCCACTTCGGGGCCAGGGGAGAGGCCTAGGATCTCCATGATCTCGTTGCCATCGAGATCCGGACGCACCCGCGCGAGGTCTTCCTTACGGCCAATCTCCTCGATTCGCTCCTCCAATTGGTCATAGGTGCGCTGCAAACGCCGCGCCTTCTTGGCATTGCGGGTAGTGCAATCGGCGCGCACCAGCTTGTGCAGGCGGGGGAGGAGGTCACCGGCATCGTTGACGTAGCGCCGCACGGCAGAATCGGTCCATTGATTTTCCCCAAAACCGTGGAAACGCATGTGCAAGTAGACCAACTGGCCAATATCTTCCGTCGTGGCCTTGGGGTATTTCAGCTTCCGCAGGCGCTTGCGCGTCAACTTGGCGCCCACCACCTCGTGGTGGTGGAAAGAAACCTTGCCGTCGGTGTTATCGAAGGTATCGGGCTTGCCGATGTCATGCAGCAATGCGGCCCACCGCAATACCAAGTCGGGACCGTCCTCTTCTTGATCCATGGCTTGGCGCAGCACCTTCAGCGAGTGCGCGTAAACATCCTTGTGCTGGGCGTGCTCGTCCGTGGTCATGCGCAGGGCGGGGATCTCCGGGAAGATGTAATCCGCAATCCCGGTATTGACCAGCAGATCGATGCCATCCCACGGGGCTTTGCCGCACATGAGCTTATCCAGCTCCACTTGGACGCGCTCTACCGTGATGCGCTGAATCTCTGCCGCCATATCGCGCATGGCGGCTACCACGCGGTCTGCCACGTGAAACTCCAATTGGGACGCAAAGCGCGCAGCGCGCAGCATCCGCAGCGGATCATCGTGGAAGGAGATTTCCGGTTTATCCGGGGTATCGAGCACCTTATTGGCCACATCGTGGAGGCCGCCAAGGGGATCGTGGAACTCAAAGGTGGCATCGGCAAGCAGCTCAATGGCCATCGCGTTGACCTTGAAATCGCGCCGCACCAGATCGCCCTCCAGGCTATCGCCGTAGATGACCTCGGGGTTGCGGGACTGCCCATCATAGGAATCGGAGCGGAAGGTGGTGATTTCAATCTGCTGGCCCTTGTACACGGCGGACACAGTGCCATAGGCGATGCCGGTATCCCACACCGTTTCGGCCCACTCATCCAGGATTTCCTTGACCACCTCCGGGCGCGCTGGGGTAGTGAAGTCCAGATCATTGCCCAAGCGGCCGAGGAGGGCATCGCGCACCGAGCCGCCCACGAGGTAGAGGGCATGCCCGCGCGCGCTGAATTTGTCTACCAGCCCGCTCAATAAGCCACTGAGCGAGTTCACGGTAGACTCCGCGCGCGCAAGAACGCCGATTAACTGAGTGTCCTGAAAATTCACGGGTGAGAGTCTACTACGATTGGCAGGGATGACTAACCAAGAACAAGGCTCCGCGCAAGGCCCCTCCAAAGGAGGCGGCCGTAGCCGTAACCGGCGCCGGCGCCGGCGGCGGCCGGATAACCGCACGCGCCGCAACACCCAGCAGCGCAGGCAGCAACGCAGCGGCAATAATCACGGCGCCTCCACCGTCATGGAGACCCGCGATGAGACCTCTGCGGGCGGGCTCGTAATCTCTGGGCTGGCCGAGTGCGTCGACGGCAACGGTAAAGCGGACCTGTCCCGCGTCTACGTGGCTCTTATCGGGCGCCTAGACCGTCGCGGGCGTTTATTGTGGTCCATGCCCAAGGGGCACGTGGAAAATGGCGAGGCCAAGGAGGTCACCGCGGAGCGCGAGGTATGGGAAGAAACCGGTATTTCCGGCGAGGTTTTCGCTGACCTCGGCGTGATCGATTATTGGTTCGTTTCTGATGGCGTCCGCATCCACAAGACGGTGCACCACCACCTACTGCGCTTTGTGGACGGCATCATGAACGATGAGGATCCAGAGGTTACCGAGGTGTCCTGGATCCCCGTTTCTGAACTCATCGAGCACTTGGCGTACGCGGACGAACGCAAGCTCGCGCGCATCGCGCACGATCTCCTCCCCGATCTTGCACGAAAGGAAGCCGACGCAGGGAAAGCGACCCCACGCTAATGCACCAGCGCCTGAAATCACTCGCTGCGGCCGGCGGTTGCGCGGTACTTACCGGTTGGGGATTGTTCCTACCAAACGCGGCGGCCCAAATGGACTCTGTTCCGGACGAGCAGATGGATATCCAAGCCTGGTTGGGAGCGCGCGGGCCGGAGCGCGCCGATCTGGATCTTATCGATGCCCAGCCCTTTACCGTAGGCACTGACATGCGGCTGCGGTTCCGCGTGCATAACCCCACCGATCAGCCCTTGGAAGATCTGCAGGTAACTAGCCGCCGCGGCGATAGCGTTGCTGATGCGGCAGAAGCGCGGACGGAAATGGCCACCGGTAATTTTCCTTATTATGGCTCGGGCATGACCACCGCACCGCTGCAACCAGGTGAAACCCGGGAAATAAGCTTCACCGTGCCCAGTGGCTTAGATGCCGAGCGCACCTTGGCCATCAATGAACCGGGCGCTTATCCGCTGCTCTTTACCCTGACCGGCACTCTCGAGGGCGATGCGGTGAGCCTGGCGGAGGAGCGCTTTGTGGCCCAATTCTCTGACGAGGGCCCCACGGATGCCAAAGATACCGAGGCACCGGAAGAAACGGCACTAGAAGAAGGACACGACGAAGTCGAGGATTCCCAACCCCACGATCTCACGGTGGTCTATCCCATCAGCGCCAACCTAGACATCGTCCCCGGCGGGCTTGGGGGAGAAGAGCTCATCTTGTCCTCCGATGAGTTAGGGCACGAACTGCGCGAAGGCGGCCGCCTCGATAGGTTGGTTTCTACCTACGAGGATCATGACCTGCAGGGGGCGGGCTGTGTGGCCATCGACCCCGCGCTGCTCGATACCGTCAACCGCATGTCGCAAGGCTATACGGTCAATTCCACCCGCCCCGCCCAAGGCGATCGCCCCAAGCGCCTGCGCGATTCCTGGTCGCGGGGCAGTGACGATGACAAGGGGGAGCCAGGCGATGCGAAAAATGATGCCGAGCGGTGGCTGGAACGCCTGCGCGAGTTGGATTGCTTCATCGCCATGCCCTGGGCCAATGCGAATGCCTCTGCGGTAGCAAGGGCTAATAATCCCGCCCTTGTCTTTGAGGGTTTGCAGCGCGGCAACCAGACCATCGAACGCGTCCTGGGCAAGGCCCCGGCCAGCAATATCTTGGCGGTAGGTTCCGGCTATATTGACCAAAAATTGCCGGTGCCATCCCTTGTTGCGGATAACTCGAACTGGTCCGGCGAGGCCGCGACTTTCGATGCCTCCCTCGGCGCCCTGCTATCCCAAACCGGCTCCAAGCCGCAGACGGTTGGCTATTCCAACCCGGAGCTGCGCTATGACTACGCCAAAGATTCTGCTCTGTCCCGCGCCATCACGGGCGGGGCGGCCCTCAGCCTCGCGGGCGGGGAAGATACCGTGGCCAAGCTTCCCAACTACTTAGACCCTAGCGCGGCCGAGCATGCACTCGCCGCCGCGGAAGACTTGCTCGACTCCGGCCACTCCCGTCCCCGCGGGATCAGCGCGGTGGAATTGCAGCAGGGCGATCCGAACGCTCCCACCGGCAGCCCCTTTATCGATCCGGCGGTCTTTTCGGAGCCCGAATTGGCCCGCGTTGAGCAACAGGCGCGCTATACCGATGAGCTAATGAATATCGTGGTGGATGACCCTGATATCACCATGACGCGCTCTGAATTCGTGCTGCCACTGCGCCGCGATCTCCTCAATTCCTTATCGCTGAATAATCGCGATAGCTTGAGCACCCACGCCGCAGCGCGCCAGTCCTTTTCCCGCACCATGGAGATGCACTCCAATACGCTGCGGGATCTGCGCGATTCCGTCTCCCTCATCCCGCCGGGCAATGTTTATACCCGCGTATCTGAGTC
This is a stretch of genomic DNA from Corynebacterium accolens. It encodes these proteins:
- a CDS encoding bile acid:sodium symporter family protein; protein product: MLHRLKKPDPLIVLILTAVAIAIIAPARGTFADVFGSLTNVAIALLFFLYGARLSTQEALNGLKHWRLHITILAFTFVIYPLIGLALRPLTEFITDDMYMGILFLTLVPSTVQSSVAFTSIAKGNVSGAIVSASTSNLAGVFITPVLVMVLMGTGSGLHIDTSVFGEISLLLLAPFILGQLTRRWIADFAQSKATKVVDRGSIAMVVYSAFSKGVVDGIWSSISIWEIVFLVVFAAAFVIFMLWLTRFISGKLGFSRADIIAIQFCGSKKSLATGLPMASVIFASGSTSLGLLILPLMIYHQVQLMICSVLASRYAQEDEEQLH
- a CDS encoding branched-chain amino acid transporter permease, with amino-acid sequence MPDGVSLGAIAAVLIPVGIVTVLLRELPFSAKKWMKDSEFFSLLGLMMPVGVMTILVVYAVAGQADGTGGLWPXLLGXLVTVGLHKWKRDSGLSIFGGTAFYMILVNLVL
- a CDS encoding AzlC family ABC transporter permease; the protein is MREEIHKGIKDTWAVALGLIPLGLAFGLLMVQSGFSWWWTPIFSIVIYAGSMEFLAISMVTGGVSALSSLLTGXMVNFRHIFYGLTFPRKRINSPVGKAYSTYALTDETYAIVSALPREERPTGTRILSIQIFCQILWVGGGIVGALAGQVIPSSVEGMEFALVALFVVLAMDSFRNNQDLSLPLSAAALGILAAFITPGQLLMVSLSAYFLLLIIRYLSPRADNALTWRLQPLPSTTVEEDN
- a CDS encoding YqgE/AlgH family protein, with the protein product MFADRLFNALERNDPAPGQLLVSAPGMLSPEFARSVILLVEHNDMMTFGVDLTKRSEVAIFNVLPEWMPVVAKPQALYIGGPLNQQSVVGLAQTKQGVDPDKEEQLNRLAPRLAHVDLRSNPEDIEPLVTGIRMFAGYAEWGPGQLEEEIEAGEWFVAPALAQDVVAPGPADLWADVMKRQPMPLPLYSTYPVNVDDN
- a CDS encoding CCA tRNA nucleotidyltransferase codes for the protein MNFQDTQLIGVLARAESTVNSLSGLLSGLVDKFSARGHALYLVGGSVRDALLGRLGNDLDFTTPARPEVVKEILDEWAETVWDTGIAYGTVSAVYKGQQIEITTFRSDSYDGQSRNPEVIYGDSLEGDLVRRDFKVNAMAIELLADATFEFHDPLGGLHDVANKVLDTPDKPEISFHDDPLRMLRAARFASQLEFHVADRVVAAMRDMAAEIQRITVERVQVELDKLMCGKAPWDGIDLLVNTGIADYIFPEIPALRMTTDEHAQHKDVYAHSLKVLRQAMDQEEDGPDLVLRWAALLHDIGKPDTFDNTDGKVSFHHHEVVGAKLTRKRLRKLKYPKATTEDIGQLVYLHMRFHGFGENQWTDSAVRRYVNDAGDLLPRLHKLVRADCTTRNAKKARRLQRTYDQLEERIEEIGRKEDLARVRPDLDGNEIMEILGLSPGPEVGQAWSYLKEMRLEYGPLEREEAIAKLRQWWESKQ